One genomic window of Parasteatoda tepidariorum isolate YZ-2023 chromosome 9, CAS_Ptep_4.0, whole genome shotgun sequence includes the following:
- the LOC107452523 gene encoding uncharacterized protein — translation MKILCLLLSIFYLSPTIVDSSKTGGYKQAILSCNDYIDSMIQEVLEENGDYFDPHPINESLLTFHKKVVFIDFKGEAKLTEGYISGLRNLHRVSSCSLSFEQGRLKVSAKLEIEKMFFNFTGSVKAININKAVSVKGDTSKVLVSTTISLDAEGKESVLESLNVDYISNITVGVEGMKFLGWMEETTKVSIGQFFKALTEKLVEVQMRRLAEERMKEKPFSLEKFDLDTGGLEITTTEDETLIGEPVYTKEDSNSYIDSVLETRFLFESDYSNLDPYFLPDDRIDNVYISNEKDNYVELKNGFLEHLGELKRIQDCSQPILRSTNVTFTCFLGFQQQLKFLSPTESHNGNTVSNFDLLALVDATRLSAKITTTVKDNIPSMLDLNVNNLGRVTVKAAYVVTDGPSMQAEGTFNKNKLIKHFSEKVRKILLGKLKDVLGYSIYKTPIHFVE, via the exons ATGAAGATACTTTGCCTTTTGCTGTCCATTTTCTATTTGAGTCCAACAATTGTCGACTCCAgcaaaa CAGGTGGTTACAAACAAGCCATCTTGAGCTGCAATGATTACATAGACTCAATGATCCAGGAAGTTCTGGAAGAAAATGGCGACTATTTCGACCCTCATCCAATCAACGAGAGTCTTTTAACATTTCACAAGAAAGTTGTGTTCATTGACTTCAAAGGAGAGGCCAAGCTAACAGAAGGATACATAAGCGGTCTACGAAACCTCCATCGTGTGTCCTCCTGTTCTCTGTCTTTCGAACAAGGGAGGTTAAAAGTGAGCGCCAAATTGGAAATCGAAAAgatgtttttcaatttcacaGGCTCCGTGAAGGCTATAAACATCAACAAAGCCGTATCTGTGAAAGGAGACACTTCAAAGGTGCTTGTCAGTACAACGATTTCTTTGGATGCCGAAGGCAAAGAATCTGTGTTAGAGAGCTTAAACGTTGATTATATTAGTAACATAACAGTTGGGGTCGAGGGAATGAAATTTTTGGGATGGATGGAAGAGACAACGAAGGTCAGTATTGGTCAGTTTTTCAAAGCGTTGACGGAAAAACTGGTTGAAGTTCAGATGAGGAGGCTTGCGGAggaaagaatgaaagaaaagcCATTTTCCCTGGAGAAGTTCGATTTAGACACCGGGGGACTTGAAATAACAACGACAGAAGATGAAACATTAATag GTGAACCTGTTTACACCAAAGAAGACTCAAACAGTTACATCGACAGCGTTCTTGAAACAAGATTCCTCTTCGAATCAGACTACAGCAATTTGGATCCATACTTTCTTCCGGACGATCGCATAGACAACGTGTACATTTCGAACGAAAAAGACAACTACGTAGAACTCAAAAATGGCTTTTTGGAACACTTAGGCGAACTCAAACGCATTCAGGACTGCTCTCAACCTATTTTGAGGTCAACAAATGTAACTTTCACCTGCTTTCTTGGCTTTCAGCAACAGTTGAAGTTCTTGTCTCCGACTGAATCTCATAACGGAAATACAGTATCTAATTTTGACTTACTTGCTCTAGTAGATGCTACAAGGCTTAGTGCCAAAATCACGACTACGGTTAAGGATAACATACCAAGTATGCTGGATTTGAATGTGAATAACTTGGGAAGAGTTACGGTAAAGGCGGCATATGTTGTAACAGATGGTCCATCCATGCAAGCTGAAGgcacattcaataaaaataaacttataaaacacttttctgagaaagttagaaaaattcttCTTGGAAAGTTAAAAGATGTTTTAGGTTATAGTATTTACAAAACACCAATTCATTTTGTTGAATGA